The following are encoded together in the Scomber japonicus isolate fScoJap1 chromosome 20, fScoJap1.pri, whole genome shotgun sequence genome:
- the LOC128381754 gene encoding 5'(3')-deoxyribonucleotidase, mitochondrial-like — protein sequence MLLLSGTTRLLGRGKTLLRDPVKSICVNMSSPSSSSSSPSGKRLRVLVDMDGVLADFEGGFLKKYRARYPDEPYISLEDRRGFWVSTQYGKLRNDLCEKASSIWQSKDFFMELEPLPGAIEAIKEMARMDNTDVFICTSPIKHYTHCPSEKYAWVEKYLGHDFLEQVILTRDKTVVSGDLLIDDKPDILGVEPKPTWEHILFTACHNKHHSLNNAQRRLVSWSDDWWAILDSKRR from the exons ATGTTACTGCTGTCCGGTACAACCCGCCTACTCGGAAGAGGGAAAACTTTGCTCCGTGATCCGGTTAAGAGCATTTGCGTAAACATGTCGTCGCcttcgtcctcttcctcttctccttcggGTAAGAGACTGCGGGTTCTGGTTGATATGGACGGGGTTCTGGCGGATTTCGAGGGAGGATTCTTGAAGAAGTATCGGGCCAGGTATCCGGACGAGCCCTACATCAGCCTGGAGGACAGGAGAGGGTTTTGGGTGTCGACGCAGTACGGGAAGCTAAGGAATGACCTGTGT GAGAAAGCCAGTAGTATCTGGCAGTCCAAGGACTTCTTCATGGAGCTGGAGCCCCTGCCAGGAGCAATAGAGGCCATCAAGGAGATGGCTAGGATGGATaa CACAGATGTCTTTATTTGCACCAGCCCTATAAAACATTACACGCACTGTCCGTCTGAGAAG TATGCCTGGGTAGAAAAGTATTTGGGCCATGACTTTCTGGAGCAGGTTATCCTGACCAGAGACAAGACTGTGGTCTCCGGAGACCTCCTCATAGACGACAAGCCCGACATCTTGG GCGTGGAGCCCAAACCAACATGGGAACACATCCTGTTCACCGCCTGCCACAACAAGCACCATTCCCTCAACAACGCTCAGCGGCGCCTGGTGTCTTGGTCAGATGACTGGTGGGCCATCTTGGACAGCAAAAGGCGGTGA
- the cops3 gene encoding COP9 signalosome complex subunit 3: MASALEQFVNNVRQLSAQGQMTQLCELINKSGELLAKNLSHLDTVLGALDIQEHSLGVLAVLFVKFSMPNIPDFETLFSQVQLFISTCNGEHIRYATDTFAGLCHQLTNALVERKQPLRGVVVLKQAIDKMQMNTNQLTSVHADLCQLCLLAKCFKPALPFLELDMMDICKENGAYDAKHFLCYYYYGGMIYTGLKNFERALYFYEQAITTPAMAVSHIMLEAYKKYILVSLILHGKVQQLPKYTSQIVGRFIKPLSNAYHELAQIYTTNNPAELRNVVNKHSETFTRDNNTGLVKQCLSSLYKKNIQRLTKTFLTLSLQDMASRVQLSGPQEAEKYVLHMIEDGEIYASINQKDGMVCFHDNPEKYNNPAMLHKIDQEMLKCIELDEKLKSMDQEITVNPQFVQKSMGSQEDDVGSKTSSYS; this comes from the exons ATGGCTTCAGCCTTGGAGCAGTTTGTGAACAATGTGCGGCAGCTCTCCGCTCAAG GCCAGATGACTCAGCTATGCGAGTTGATCAACAAAAGCGGGGAGCTGCTGGCCAAAAATCTGTCCCATCTGGACACGGTGCTGGGAGCCTTGGACATCCAGGAGCACTCCTTGGGCGTGCTGGCTGTGCT ATTTGTGAAGTTCTCCATGCCAAACATCCCTGACTTTGAGACGCTCTTCTCCCAAGTTCAGCTCTTCATCAGCACCTGCAACGGGGAGCACATTAGATATGCAACAGACACTT TTGCTGGTCTCTGCCACCAGTTGACAAACGCCCTCGTAGAGCGGAAACAG CCATTGAGGGGTGTCGTTGTCCTAAAACAGGCGATAGACAAAATGCAGATGAACACAAACCAACTTACCTCAGTTCATGCAGACCTGTGTCAG CTGTGCTTGTTAGCAAAGTGTTTCAAGCCCGCCCTGCCCTTCTTGGAGCTCGACATGATGGACATCTGTAAGGAGAACGGAGCCTACGACGCAAAGCACTTTTTATGTTACTACTACTACGGTGGCATGATCTACACGGGCCTCAAAAACTTTGAAAGAGCACTGTATTTTTATGAACAG gCAATAACCACTCCAGCCATGGCAGTGAGCCACATCATGTTGGAAGCCTATAAGAAATACATCTTGGTGTCGCTCATTCTCCACGGCAAAGTGCAACAGCTGCCCAAATACACCTCACAAATAGTAGGGAGGTTCATCAAG CCCCTGAGCAACGCGTACCACGAGCTAGCCCAGATTTACACCACCAACAACCCGGCCGAGCTGCGCAACGTGGTCAACAAACACAGCGAGACCTTCACACGAGACAACAACACGGGCCTGGTCAAACAGTGCCTCTCCTCCCTGTACAAGAAGAACATCCAGAGGCTAACAAAG ACCTTCCTGACACTGTCTTTGCAAGACATGGCGAGTCGAGTGCAGCTGTCAGGCCCCCAGGAAGCAGAGAAATACGTCTTACACATG ATTGAAGATGGTGAGATCTATGCTAGCATTAACCAAAAGGACGGCATGGTCTGCTTCCACGACAACCCCGAAAAATACAACAACCCAGCAATGCTCCACAAAATTGACCAAGAG aTGTTGAAATGTATAGAGCTGGACGAGAAGCTAAAGTCTATGGATCAAGAAATCACAGTAAACCCACAATTTGTGCAGAAG AGTATGGGATCGCAGGAGGATGATGTTGGTAGCAAAACATCAAGTTATTCCTGA